In one window of Prionailurus bengalensis isolate Pbe53 chromosome B3, Fcat_Pben_1.1_paternal_pri, whole genome shotgun sequence DNA:
- the RNASE7 gene encoding ribonuclease 7 encodes MAAARAGFSPLLLLLLLGLWLAEVPVSAKPSNMTAAQWFATQHVQPKPQRCDTAMNNINKYTKRCKDFNTFLHESFSSVATTCQTPTIACKNGRKNCHQSQRPVSLSTCKLTSGKYPNCKYKKKQLVASYTVACDAPQAGGSGKFKLVPVHLD; translated from the coding sequence ATGGCAGCAGCCAGAGCAGGGTTCAgccctctgctcctgctcctgctgctgggGCTGTGGCTAGCTGAGGTCCCAGTCAGTGCCAAGCCCAGCAACATGACCGCAGCTCAGTGGTTTGCAACTCAGCACGTGCAGCCCAAACCCCAGCGATGCGACACTGCAATGAACAACATCAACAAATACACGAAACGCTGCAAAGACTTCAACACCTTCCTGCATGAATCCTTCTCCAGTGTGGCCACCACCTGTCAGACCCCCACCATAGCCTGCAAGAATGGCCGTAAAAACTGCCACCAGAGCCAAAGGCCTGTGTCTCTGAGCACATGTAAGCTCACCTCGGGAAAGTATCCAAACTGCAAGTACAAAAAGAAGCAACTGGTCGCTTCTTACACTGTAGCCTGTGACGCTCCCCAGGCAGGAGGCTCTGGGAAATTCAAGCTGGTCCCTGTGCACTTGGACTAG